One region of Vigna angularis cultivar LongXiaoDou No.4 chromosome 10, ASM1680809v1, whole genome shotgun sequence genomic DNA includes:
- the LOC128194277 gene encoding 50S ribosomal protein 6, chloroplastic-like: MSSLSSMFGCGVVMAPPQALGIGKRSDGGLTIVCSSRPQKKAIAHHMKTRPRKTQPWDINRKPTVYDPMPPLPPDWTLVIPADASSASAAPPPPSA; the protein is encoded by the coding sequence ATGTCGTCGTTGTCAAGCATGTTTGGGTGTGGAGTGGTGATGGCGCCACCACAAGCACTGGGAATTGGAAAGAGAAGTGACGGAGGATTGACGATAGTGTGTTCGTCTCGGCCGCAGAAGAAAGCGATTGCGCATCACATGAAGACTCGGCCACGGAAGACGCAGCCATGGGATATAAACCGCAAGCCAACTGTGTACGATCCTATGCCTCCTCTTCCTCCGGATTGGACTCTCGTTATTCCTGCTGACGCTTCTTCTGCTTCCGCTGCTCCTCCGCCTCCCTCTGCCTAG
- the LOC108321485 gene encoding uncharacterized protein LOC108321485, protein MDSSIIIEMNRLLRQCHVDRISMTPFMWCLNINNPVEVNLKLLKVMVSRWVGNDNSFRVSQNLVPFRVVDVLMSLGLEIGGLEIPFDEVVCGLVGEMFKSKTISLKDLTDMFNVIVDDKNIEVDVVCRLYILVCLVVFYFPRKSRHVCNMPFGVLDDLDRLCVYDWCTGVHKHIVENLNKCKKKIMGAGIPQSVTLSGNVAVLQAWAVERLSLHGHPSHRFFPRIMRC, encoded by the exons ATGGATTCATCGATCATTATTGAAATGAATCGTTTACTCCGACAGTGTCATGTGGATCGGATTAGTATGACACCATTTATGTGGTGTTTGAATATTAATAACCCTGTGGaggtgaatttaaaattattgaaggttATGGTTAGCAGGTGGGTTGGAAATGATAACAGTTTCAGAGTTAGTCAAAACTTGGTGCCCTTTAGAGTTGTTGATGTGTTGATGAGCTTAGGTTTAGAAATAGGTGGTTTAGAGATTCCCTTTGATGAAGTAGTTTGTGGATTGGTTGGTgaaatgttcaaatcaaaaaccATCAGTTTGAAGGACTTGACAGACATGTTTAATGTCATTGTTGATGATAAAAACATTGAAGTCGATGTAGTGTgtaggttatatatattagtttgtttagttgttttctatttcccTAGGAAATCAAGGCATGTTTGTAACATGCCTTTTGGAGTGTTAGATGACTTAGACCGTTTGTGTGTATATGATTGGTGCACCGGTGTACATAAACACATTGtagagaatttaaataaatgtaagaagaaaattatgggAGCAGGTATCCCCCAGTCAGTCACTCTCAGTGGCAATGTGGCAGTGTTGCAG GCTTGGGCGGTTGAGAGACTTTCTTTGCATGGTCATCCTTCGCACCGGTTTTTCCCCCGCATAATGAGATG TTAA
- the LOC128194278 gene encoding uncharacterized protein LOC128194278 translates to MEWYIRNEDRHRPEIHAAFNLDDEGSLGEGSKVDKDDDEDESSDDGAWEAGAEERLRKNNEHIRALNAKIGVLTRELFEIYQTPIFFPCATDEEVGGGVGGEDNAEVGGEQEGDGHGVGGEENAEVGGEEEGDGNEVDDPLGAHAEVRGDDETVRNINFIEIEDDADEGEPEVVPLAIPPLRSFVGDPSTVDVNQLYTAVSIREMNVHRVVSEIIGQSLSTTSIYTLAPMKYVDNMVVFFACTVFMYFEKRLCGVVKRFHFSPLYSHHILTDYRKRPQNRHVFTLTPFQN, encoded by the exons ATGGAGTGGTATATACGAAATGAAGATCGTCATAGGCCGGAAATCCATGCAGCTTTCAACTTGGATGACGAAGGATCCTTGGGTGAAGGATCCAAGGTTGACAAAGACGATGATGAAGACGAAAGCTCTGATGACGGGGCATGGGAAGCAGGTGCGGAGGAGAGATTGAGGAAAAATAACGAACATATCAGAGCATTGAATGCCAAGATTGGAGTTTTGACTAGGGAGCtatttgaaatttatcaaactccaatcttcTTCCCATGTGCCACTGATGAAGAGGTTGGGGGTGGAGTTGGAGGTGAGGATAATGCTGAAGTTGGGGGAGAACAAGAAGGTGATGGACATGGAGTTGGAGGTGAGGAGAATGCTGAAGTtgggggagaagaagaaggtgatggaAATGAAGTTGATGACCCCCTAGGTGCACATGCCGAAGTAAGAGGGGATGATGAAACTGTTcgtaacattaattttattgaaatagaagatgatgctgatgaaGGAGAACCGGAGGTCGTTCCATTGGCTATACCCCCATTGCGGAGTTTTGTTGGTGATCCAAGCACTGTTGATGTAAACCAATTGTATACAGCAGTCAGCATCAGAGAGATGAATGTACACAG GGTTGTAAGCGAGATAATTGGCCAAAGCTTGAGCACCACTTCAATTTACACTTTGGCCCCAATGAAATACGTTGATAACATG gTGGTGTTCTTTGCTTGTACGGTCTTTATGTACTTTGAGAAAAGGTTGTGCGGTGTTGTTAAGAGGTTTCATTTTAGTCCGTTATActcg CACCATATTCTTACAGATTATAGGAAACGTCCACAGAATCGCCATGTATTCACGCTTACCCCATTTCAGAACTGA